The following are from one region of the Pleurodeles waltl isolate 20211129_DDA chromosome 4_1, aPleWal1.hap1.20221129, whole genome shotgun sequence genome:
- the LOC138288549 gene encoding interleukin-17A-like: MTFKTSACAIVASLLALCSPAILIPTEPLGQELSHENHPEKDLAAKNGERCPGNGSVRFPHSARIDLRAIDVGAEDRMLTDISSRSLTPWDSSVDTDVNRNPEVIVQANCLHSMCLDSEGQKDLRLNSIPIRHQILVLRREQKGCSLKYKLEKQWVTFGCTCVRPAVSYVSY, encoded by the exons ATGACTTTCAAGACCTCAGCATGCGCAATTGTG GCCTCTCTACTGGCACTTTGTTCCCCAGCAATTTTAATTCCGACTGAACCTCTTGGCCAAGAGTTGTCTCACGAAAATCATCCAGAAAAAGACTTGGCAGCGAAGAATGGAGAGAGGTGTCCTGGTAACGGGAGTGTCAGGTTCCCTCACAGCGCGAGAATTGACCTCCGGGCCATCGATGTTGGTGCCGAAGACAGGATGCTGACAGACATTAGTAGCCGATCgctcacaccttgggactccag TGTAGATACGGATGTGAACAGAAACCCTGAGGTCATCGTGCAAGCCAACTGCCTCCACTCCATGTGCCTCGACTCTGAGGGGCAGAAGGACCTCCGTTTAAACTCCATTCCTATCAGGCATCAAATCCTTGTGCTGCGCCGGGAACAGAAGGGCTGCAGCCTGAAGTACAAACTGGAGAAGCAATGGGTGACTTTTGGATGCACCTGTGTCCGGCCTGCCGTCAGCTATGTCTCATACTGA